The window GTGACGGGCTGCCCCGGCAGGTAGCTGTCCCGGGCATTGTGCACCGCCAGCAGGACCTCCTGCACCACATCCTCGACCTCTGCCGGGCGGCCGATCAGGCGCCGGCCCAGAAACGCGCGCAAATGGCCCGCCAATGCCGTGAGAAACGCCCGGTAGCTGCCGGCATCACCGGCCAGCCCGGCGAGCAGCAAGGCCTTGAGCTGCTGCTCACGCTCGGCAAGGCGTTCCTGGTTGTTAGTTCGTTGCATACGGGGCCCTGGTTACAACCCGCCGCTGAAAAATGTGCGGGCCGGTGCAAGCGCGAAATCCTACCCAAGCACCCGGCAGCCCCACAAGGACGATGAAAATCCGCCCTGCGAAAAAAATTCGATACCGCTGTAACCGAACGACAGCGAGCGACGAATTAGCTACTGACCACTGCAAACAGTGGCCCATTCAATCTTGAACATCATTGGAGTCTACCTCATGAAAGCTATTGCCCTCAGCGCCGCCGCCCTCGCCCTGGCCGCCCTCGCCGGTACCGCCATGGCCGATACCACCAGCCAAGGCGCCGCAATGAGCAAGAACCCGGCCATGGAAAAATGCTACGGCGTGGCCAAGGCCGGCGAGAACGACTGCAAGGCCGGTGCCGGCACCACCTGCGCAGGCACCGCGAAAAAGGACTACCAGGGCAACGCCTTCAAGGAAGTACCGGCCGGCACTTGCAACGGCATCATGACGCCCAACGGCGCCGGCTCGCTGACCCCGAAAAACGTCTGAGATGAACAGCACCGCCTCACTGGGCGCCGGGCTGGGGCTCAAGCCCCAGCACTTCACCGAGGCACTCGACGCCACAGCCCCCGGGTTGTGGTTCGAGGTGCACCCGGAGAACTACCTGCT of the Pseudomonas vanderleydeniana genome contains:
- a CDS encoding BufA1 family periplasmic bufferin-type metallophore, which translates into the protein MKAIALSAAALALAALAGTAMADTTSQGAAMSKNPAMEKCYGVAKAGENDCKAGAGTTCAGTAKKDYQGNAFKEVPAGTCNGIMTPNGAGSLTPKNV